TAGTTCAAACCAAATTGGGTGATTTTGTGTGGGAAATTCTTAAAATAACGTATCAGAAGTAGGTATTGCGTGTGTCTCTCAAACTGGATGACGGGCAAGATCGTGCCTCGCGCTTTCCATAACGTCATTCCGGTTTTGGACGGAGCGCAGCGTAGGACGAATACCGGAATCTTTGGTGATCAGGTGGTTATAATGGGTGAGATTCCGGTATTGCTCGTGCCTCGCAAACCGGAATGACGGTAGTAAGCTCGTACCTCGGAAAACTGGAATTACGAAGGGGAAAACACTCCAAACCATAGTGCTTTTACTGCATGTCCTCAATTTCATCAAACAGATCCCTCCAAGTTGGATTCATCGAATTGATGAGGTTTTCTTTGAATGATCGTTTCCATTTCTTCATTCGTTTTTCCTGTTCAATGGCCTCAATGATTGTATCATAAAACTGAAAATATAATAGATCGGTACATTTGTATTTGCTTGTAAATACTGATCCTATACCTGTCTTATGCTCATATACTCTTGAGTAGAGATTACTTGTAACACCAGTATATAAGACGGTTCTGTTTTTATTAGCAATGATATACACATAACCACCCTTGGTTTTCATCTAATTAAGATAAATAGATTTCAATATTCCTGACACGTAATAAAAGCAGATTCTGGTTTGGTAGATTCCAGTATTGCTTCGTGCCTCGCACTTTCCATAACGTCATTCCGGTTTTGGGCGGAGCACAGCGTAGGACGAATACCGGAATCTTTGACGATCAGGTGGTTATAATGGATGAGATTCCGGTATTGCTTCGTACCTCGCAAACCGGAATGACGGTAGTAAGTTCGTACCTCGAAAATCGGAATGACCGTAAAAAGCTTGTGCCTGGCATTTTCCATAACGTCATTCCGGTTTTGAACGGAGCGCAGCGCAGGGCAAATACCGGAATCTTTGACGATAAAGGGGTTATACAATGGATGAGATTCCGGTATTGCTCGTACCTCACAAACCGGAATGACGTAACGAACTCGTACCTCGCAAACCGGAATGACAGTAGTTACGCTCGTGCCTGGCATTTTCCATAACGTCATTCCGGTTTTGGACGGAGCACAGCGTAGGACGAATACCGGAATCTTTTGACAATCAGGTGGTTATAATGGGTGAGATTCCGGTATTGCTCGTGCCTCGCAAACCGGAATGACGTAACGAACTCGTACCTCGGAAAACTGGAATGACGGTAGTTAAGCGCTCAGGTGGAATGGGTCATGTTTTTGAGGATTTTCTCATACAATTCCTTTGGATTGAAAGGCTTGGTTACGAAATCGTTCATTCCTGCCTTGAGTGCACGGTTTTTTTCTTCCAGGAAAGCGGTAGCCGTAAGGGCTATGATTGGGATATCCTTATAGGCTTTGTCAGAATTTCTAATCTGTTGTGTAGTTTCAAACCCATTTTTATCTGGCATTTGCAGGTCCATCAAGATGATGTCAAATTCCTGTTCTTGTATTTTCTCCCAGGCCTCATTACCATTTTCTGCGATGGTCACATTACATGCCCATTTGTTCAGGAATTTCCCAGCCACAAATTGGTTCATTGGATTATCCTCTACCAAAAGTATTTTTAAACCCACCAAGTCGTCCTGGCTTGCATACATTCCATCCACAGGTTTCGTTACCACATCGTCTGGTGTATCTGACAGGGTAAACTGCAAGGAAAAATGGAAGTTTGAACCCATTTGAGGGGATGAAGAGACCTCTAAACAGCCATTTTGAAGTTCTATGAGTTTTTTAGTAATGGCAAGTCCCAACCCTGTTCCACCATATTGTCTTGTGGTATAGGTTTCTGATTGGGAAAATGACTCAAAGATTAATTTTTGTTTTCCCGGAGCTATCCCTATTCCCGTATCAATCACTTCAAACAAAATGTCTATGGTGTTACCTTTTCTCTGTTGTGGCGTCAGCCTGGTCGTGACAGAGCCCTCCTTTGTGAATTTCACTGCATTGCCAATCAGATTGGTTAAGATTTGTGACAATCTGCCAGGGTCACCTACCACCCAGTTTGGACTTGATGGGTCTATGGTCAATTCAAGTTTAACCCCTTTTTCATTTGCTCGGTATTTGTGAGATTCGTTAATATTTTCAACTAATTCTTTAAGGTTAAAATCAATGTGCTCAAAGTCAATCTTTCCTGCTTCAATCTTATTGAAGTCGAGTATGTCATTGATTAAAATCAACAAGTGTTCACTTGAGAACTTAAGCGTGTTGAGTAGGTTCATGGTCTCCTGATCAAAGTCATCCTGAATGAGAATATTGGTCATCCCAATAATAGAATTCATTGGGGTCCTTATTTCATGACTCATGGTAGACAAGAATTCAGCTTTAGCACGGGATGCCTTTTCTGCTTTCTCCTTTTCCTCTATAATGATGGCCTCTACTTTCTTTCGCTCTGTGATGTCCCTTAGTAGGACGATTGATGAAACATCGTCTATCTCAAACTGACTTACAGATACTTCACAGGGTATCCTCTTTTTACCCTTCCCTAGTATTGATACCTCAATTTGATTTTCATTCTTTCCAAGGTTCAAATAGTAGTGGCTGAGAAATTCATCATAGGTCTTAAAGTCGGCAAGTATCTCGGATAGCTCTAACTGCTTCATTTCGCCTTCATTTTTGCCGATGATGTGCTCGGCAGAGCTGTTGACAGAAATGATGTGGCCGGTCTTGTTGCAGGTGATAATACCGTCCACAATTTTACCAAGGATGGTGGAAATAAAGGCTCGTTGTTTCTCCTCCTGGGCCCTGTAAAGGTCATGCAGTTCCTGAGACATCAGACGAATTGACCGGTCTTTCAGTTTTTGTACCCGGTCAAAATCCACATAGCTACTGGCTACTTTTTCGAATAGCTTATCAAAAAACTCCTCTTCAGGATATTTTTCTTTTATCCTGGCTATTTGTTTCTCTAGTAGCCTTCTGCTCATTATCCTTCAGCTATTAGGGTTATGGTCATCGTTTGGTTGTGGAGTTCACATGAGCCGGTACCAAATTGGGGTGAAATCTCTCCGTAAGAATAAAAACCGATTTGAGTCGTTTGGCCATCAAACATCTGTTTTGTTGCCTCTACTTCCTCGTCTATTTTCGGTCCTAAAACAAGTTTCCTGCCAACACAGCTGATCAAAATCGCCAGTTTTTCACCTCCATTTTTGGCAATGATATCTGTAATGGCATGTTTGGCAGAATCTTCAGCTCCCTCCACAAGATTCTCAAAGTTGGCCATCATCAACTGTGCAATATTGCCCTCAGGCATATCTCCGGCAAATGTCATACTGTTGTCTGCTTCATTTACAGCCAAAATAGTTCTTACTTTTCCTGTATCCGCGGAATTGTAGTCACGGATCGTTAATGGGAATAACAATGCGCTGGAAGGTAAATTATCTGCCTCTTCACCTAAGTAAGTCTTATATAGCTCTAAAGCAGGCTTACCATCAAGTTCATACAAAATATTAGCTTTAGATTTCGTTATTTTCCTATTAGGGCCGAAACTATCCCACCCTCCTGCTGAACCATATCCAATCTGAAGTTCACTTCCGTAAAAGCCTATCGCGACAATCACCCCAGATTTGGGATGGTCGTTGGCAACAACCAATGTCTCCTCGAAGTTTGGACCATCACCAGCCAACCCACCGGTTACAACAACGTCCTGATCAATATGTTTTTTAAGTCCTTCGATCAAAG
This Marinoscillum sp. 108 DNA region includes the following protein-coding sequences:
- a CDS encoding PAS domain-containing hybrid sensor histidine kinase/response regulator, with translation MSRRLLEKQIARIKEKYPEEEFFDKLFEKVASSYVDFDRVQKLKDRSIRLMSQELHDLYRAQEEKQRAFISTILGKIVDGIITCNKTGHIISVNSSAEHIIGKNEGEMKQLELSEILADFKTYDEFLSHYYLNLGKNENQIEVSILGKGKKRIPCEVSVSQFEIDDVSSIVLLRDITERKKVEAIIIEEKEKAEKASRAKAEFLSTMSHEIRTPMNSIIGMTNILIQDDFDQETMNLLNTLKFSSEHLLILINDILDFNKIEAGKIDFEHIDFNLKELVENINESHKYRANEKGVKLELTIDPSSPNWVVGDPGRLSQILTNLIGNAVKFTKEGSVTTRLTPQQRKGNTIDILFEVIDTGIGIAPGKQKLIFESFSQSETYTTRQYGGTGLGLAITKKLIELQNGCLEVSSSPQMGSNFHFSLQFTLSDTPDDVVTKPVDGMYASQDDLVGLKILLVEDNPMNQFVAGKFLNKWACNVTIAENGNEAWEKIQEQEFDIILMDLQMPDKNGFETTQQIRNSDKAYKDIPIIALTATAFLEEKNRALKAGMNDFVTKPFNPKELYEKILKNMTHST
- a CDS encoding FIST signal transduction protein; translated protein: MKIQELIYDGEAWQKQDVKTGFSPQLVLLFASKGTLLQANCYESLKRLYPETPVLGCSTAGEILGERVYDDSAVATAVQFDSSTISYASVNIDSAKESFDKGVELSNMLPKNDLKNVLIISDGQKVNGTTLIEGLKKHIDQDVVVTGGLAGDGPNFEETLVVANDHPKSGVIVAIGFYGSELQIGYGSAGGWDSFGPNRKITKSKANILYELDGKPALELYKTYLGEEADNLPSSALLFPLTIRDYNSADTGKVRTILAVNEADNSMTFAGDMPEGNIAQLMMANFENLVEGAEDSAKHAITDIIAKNGGEKLAILISCVGRKLVLGPKIDEEVEATKQMFDGQTTQIGFYSYGEISPQFGTGSCELHNQTMTITLIAEG
- a CDS encoding GIY-YIG nuclease family protein, which codes for MKTKGGYVYIIANKNRTVLYTGVTSNLYSRVYEHKTGIGSVFTSKYKCTDLLYFQFYDTIIEAIEQEKRMKKWKRSFKENLINSMNPTWRDLFDEIEDMQ